Genomic window (Sandaracinaceae bacterium):
TCTACCACTTCGGTGGGCTGACGAGCTTCTACAACTCGCGGCTCCTCGAGCGCATCGACTTCTACCCGGGCAACTTCGGCGTCCGCTACGGCCGCCGCATCGGCGGCATCCTCGAGGTCGAGCCACGCGACCCCGCGACCGATCGCGTGCACGGCATCCTGGACATCAACCTCATCGACAGCTCGCTCCTGATCGAGACCCCGCTGGGCGACAACGCCGGCATCGCGATCGCCGCGCGCCGCAGCTACATCGACTTCTTCTTCTCGGAGGTGGTGCCCGACGACGTCTTCGACGTGCTCGCGGCGCCCGTCTACTACGACTACCAGCTCATCTTCAGCTGGAAGCCGACCCGGCAGGACCGCATCCGCGCGCTCGTCTACGGCAGCAGCGACGAGTTCCGCACCATCTTCAACGGCGACGAGTTCTCGCGCCCCTTCGGCCTGAACCTCTCCACCCAGTTCCACCGCGGTCAGCTCGAGTGGCGCCACGTCTACGACGACGTCTTCCAGCAGGACGTGATGGTCTCCGCCGGCTGGACGGGGCTGGTCATCCAGGCGGGCGAGGCGTTCGGCTTCGACGCGGACTTCGTGCCGGTCACCGTGCGCACCGAGTGGCAGCTCGCGCTCGCCGACGAGGTGAAGCTGCGCTGGGGCTTCGACTGGCTCTTCACCCCGAGCAGCCTCGCCATCCGCGCGGGCACGCCGACCCAGTCCGAGGGCCAGCCGCAGAGCACCGACCCCAACGCGCCGCGCAGCCAGGAGAACTTCCGGGCCGACGCGTACCGCCCGGCCGTCTACGTGGAGTCCACGCTGCAGCCCTTCGAGCCGCTCACCGTCGTGCTCGGCCTTCGCCTCGACTACTACCGCGACATCTCCGACTGGAGCTTCGACCCGCGCATGACCTTCCGCCTCGCGGTCGATCCCCAGTGGACGATCAAGGGCGGCGTGGGCCTCTTCAGCCAGCCCCCCCAGTTCCAGGAGACCGCGCCCGGGCTCGGCAACCCGGACCTCGACCCGATCACCTCGCTCCACAACAGCCTCGGGGTCGAGTTTCGCTACGACCAGACGTGGCGCTTCGAGCTCGACACCTACTACAAGCACATCTTCGATCGCGTGGTCGGCACCGAAGGCGGCCTACCGCCGTTCTTCTCCAACGAGGGCGTCGGCCGGATCTACGGCGCGGAGCTCGGCGTGCGCGCGGACCCGACCCCGGGCTACCCGATCTACGGCTTCGCCAGCTACACGCTCAGCCGCTCGGAGCGCCAGGACCGCGGCGGCGACTGGCGGCCGTTCGACTTCGACCAGACCCACATCTTCACCATCGCGCTCGTCTGGCGCATCGGCGACGGCTGGGAGGCAGGCGGCACCTTCCGGCTGGTCAGCGGCAACCCGTTCACGCCCGTCACCGGCTCGATCTACGACGTCGCGGCCGACACCTACCGCCCGCTCTACGGCGCGGTGAACAGCGAGCGGAACCCCTTCTTCCACCGCCTGGATCTGCGGATCGAGAAGGTCTTCAACATCGAGAACGTGATGCGGCTCGCCATCTACCTGGACGTGCAGAACGTCTACAACCAGCAGAACCGCGAGGCGACGACCTACAGCTTCGACTACACCCGGAGCGCGGAGATCCCCGGCCTGCCCATC
Coding sequences:
- a CDS encoding TonB-dependent receptor, whose translation is MVGRYACGLAAVMCALAPVASAQEPVLTPPELETYAAAEPPEGELEEPVEVVLTLTIAADGTVTEVEVFSSGGEAYDAAATEAGRRLVFQPATRDGEAIPARIRFRYTFEPPPPPPEPEEPPPRVDGTFEGQVLDGEGVPVEGARLFLDATEGSVSRQATTDVEGRFTLPALPAGQYLVAVEAPEFATFDATETVTAGEALSVTYRLTPAEAAEEADEGPELGVTAQFERPRREATRRTIPREALTSIPGTRGDALRVVELLPGVARPPFLAGLLIIRGAAPQDSEVYLNGSAVPLLYHFGGLTSFYNSRLLERIDFYPGNFGVRYGRRIGGILEVEPRDPATDRVHGILDINLIDSSLLIETPLGDNAGIAIAARRSYIDFFFSEVVPDDVFDVLAAPVYYDYQLIFSWKPTRQDRIRALVYGSSDEFRTIFNGDEFSRPFGLNLSTQFHRGQLEWRHVYDDVFQQDVMVSAGWTGLVIQAGEAFGFDADFVPVTVRTEWQLALADEVKLRWGFDWLFTPSSLAIRAGTPTQSEGQPQSTDPNAPRSQENFRADAYRPAVYVESTLQPFEPLTVVLGLRLDYYRDISDWSFDPRMTFRLAVDPQWTIKGGVGLFSQPPQFQETAPGLGNPDLDPITSLHNSLGVEFRYDQTWRFELDTYYKHIFDRVVGTEGGLPPFFSNEGVGRIYGAELGVRADPTPGYPIYGFASYTLSRSERQDRGGDWRPFDFDQTHIFTIALVWRIGDGWEAGGTFRLVSGNPFTPVTGSIYDVAADTYRPLYGAVNSERNPFFHRLDLRIEKVFNIENVMRLAIYLDVQNVYNQQNREATTYSFDYTRSAEIPGLPILPSLGIRGEL